Within the Heptranchias perlo isolate sHepPer1 chromosome 39, sHepPer1.hap1, whole genome shotgun sequence genome, the region CCCAGCTCCCCGGCCCCGCGTCTCTCGCTCCCCTTCCCCAGCCCGCTGTCTTTCCCCCTCGCCCCCGACTCCGGCGGCAGCAGCAGCCGCAGCAGCTTGAAGGCCCCGTGGACTGCGTCGCGATGCTGCGCGGCCTGCCCCTGGACCGGGGCGCACAGCACCAGGCAGTGGGGTCTGAAACCGTCCCTGGCCTGGAATCCCACCAGAACCTGCCCGAGCGGCCCTGGCCGGCAGAAGGTGGCCAGGACGGTGTGGGAGAGCTGAGCCCCCCTGGCCCGAGAGAGGGGGGCCGCGCCCGTCAGCCTCCTCACCAGGCCCAGCTCCTCCCCCGACAGGCCCTGAACCACCGAGACCCCGTGTTGCTGGGCTAACTCGAGCACGCAGCCCGGCTGCTGGGGGCCTGAGAGCAGCAGCCGCACCCCCAGCCCCCGCAGGCCAGCCACGGCCTCCTCTGCCCTACTCCGGGCCCAGGCTCGGGCCTCCGCCAGGTCCTGGGCCCTCTCCAGCCTCAAGGTGCAGCCAGCCTGGCTCAGGGGGGGCAGCAGGCTGCAGGTGACCACCAGCACCCTCATCTCCCCCTCGGCCTGGCAGAGCACGGCCAGGCCCCGGCCCAGCGCCAGGCCCTCCAGCACCCTGGTGCGGCCCACGGGGAGGCCGGTCACCGTGCAGTGCAGGCCTGAGAAGCATTCGTCGGCGAGGCCCAGGGCCGTCTCCACGCCCCCCTCAGGGGGAGCCAGGCAGCCCAGGAGCTCGAGGGTGACCCGGGTGAGGACGGGGCCGTGGGCACTGCCCGCCTTGCCGCTGAAGTAAGGCCCCAGCACCCGGGCCGCCTGCCccctggggagctgggaccggCCCCGGGAGAAGGAGAGGGCCGAGGAGCAGTGAGGGGCCAGCTGACGCCCCATCACCCGGTCCAGGACCTCCACCTCCAGCCTGGCCAGGCCCAACGCCAGCCTGGCCTGCTGCGCTCGGGCTCTCTGCCctctgctcccccccaccccagcgggGCCTTCCCCTCCCGTCTGGGCCTGCACTCCCCGCAGCAACGCGGCCAGCAGCAGGATGAAGGACTTGGCTCCGTCTCCAGTCGAGCTGCAGTGGGCTAACACACACTGAACCATCAACCTGGGGAAAACAAGGAGAATTACACCGAGTTACattgaatgcacagcacagaaacaggccattcggcccaactggtctatgctgttgtttatgctccacacgagcctcctccctcccgaattcatctcaccctgtcaccttatccttctattcctttctccctcatgtgtttatccagcttccccttaaatgtatctatgtgcggaaccacaagagatgggtgagatcctgaatgaatatttcacatcggtatttacggttgagaaaggcatggatgttagggaacttggggaaataaatagtgatgtcttgaggagtgtacatattacagagagggaggtgctggaagtcttaacgcgcatcaaggtagataaatctccgggacctgatgaaatgtatcccaggacgttatgggaggttagggaggaaattgcgggtcccctagcagagatatttgaatcatccaccgctacaggtgaggtgcctgaagattggagggtagcaaatgttgtgcctttgtttaagaagggcggcagggaaaagcctgggaactacagaccggtgtgcctgacatctgtagtgggtaagttgttcgagggtattctgagggacaggatcgacaggcatttggagaggcagggactgatcaggaacagtcagcatggttttgtgagaggaaaatcatgtctcacgaatttgattgagttttttgaaggggtaaccaagaagatagatgagggctgtgcagtagacgtggtctacatggacttcagcaaagcatttgacaaggtaccacatggtaggttgttacataaggttaaatctcatgggatccaaggtgaggtagccaattggatacaaaattggattgacgacagaagacagagggtggttgtagagggttgttttacaaactggaggcctgtgaccagcggtgtgcctcagggattggtgctgggtccgttgttatttgttatttatattaatgatttggatgagaatttaggaggcatggttagtaagtttgcagatgacaccaagattggtggcattgtggacagtgaagaaggttatctaggattgcaacgggatcttgataaattgggccagtgggccgatgaatggcagatggagtttaatttagataaatgtgaggtgatgcattttggtagatcgaatcgggccaggacctactccgttaatggtagggcgttggggagagttatagaacaaagagatctcggagtacaggttcatagctccttgaaagtggagtcacaggtggatagggtggtgaagaaggcattcagcatgcttggtttcattggtcagaacattgaatacaggagttgggatgtcttgttgaagttgtacaggacattagtaaggccacacttggaatactgtgtacagttctggtcaccctattatagaaaggatattattaaactagaaagagtgcagaaaagatttactaggatgctaccgggacttgatggtttgacttatagggagaggttggatagactgagacttttttccctggagagtaggaggtttaggggtgatcttatagaagtctataaaataatgaggggcatagataaggtagatagtcaaaatcttttcccaaaggtaggggagtctataacgagggggcatagatttaaggtgagaggggagagatacaaaagggtccagaggggcaattttttcactcaaagggtggtgagtgtctggaacgagctgccagaggcagtagtagaggcgggtataattttgtcttttaaaaagcatttggacagttacacggataagatgggtatagagggatatgggccaagtgcaggcaattgggacgagcttggtggtataaactgggcgacatggacatgttgggccgaagggcctgtttccatgttgtaaacttctatgattctatgatattcgcctcaaccattccctgtgatagtgagttccccactctcaccactctctggataaacaagtttctcctgaattctctggaAAATATATCAGTCCCTGAGATTGTGAGCCCAGGGGGGTTTGATCAATAGGGgtacagagtttttttttattcgttcataggatgtgggcgtcgctgacgaggccggcatttattgcccatccctaattgcccttgagaaggtggtggtgagccgccttcttgaaccgctgcagtccgtgtggtgacggttctcccacagtgctgttaggaagggagttccaggattttgacccagcgacgatgaaggaacggcgatatatttccaagtcgggatggtgtgtgacttggaggggaacgtgcaggtggtgttgttcccatgtgcctgctgcccttgtccttctaggtggtagaggtcgcgggtttgggaggtgctgtcgaagaagccttggcgagttgctgcagtacatcctgtggatggtacacactgcagccactgtgcgccggtggtgaagggagtgaatgtttagggtgggggagggagcgggttttTAAAATGggggaaccaacacgagggaaaaaccgacttgacctcgtcctcaccaatttacctatcgcagatgcacctgtccatgacagtattggaaggagtgaactccaagtcacacaccatcccgacttggaaatatatcgccgttccttcatcgtcgctgggtcaaaatcctggaactcccttcctaacagcactgtgggagaaccttcaccacacggactgcagcggttcaagaaggcggctcaccaccaccttctcaagggcaattagggatgggcaataaatgttggccttgccagcccacaccccaagaattaataataataaagaaaaatttgtacaaaacactggtgaggccacaGTTTAGAGTGGGGTGTGCCATTTTGGGTGCTCCGGGACTATTAAGCCATAGAGagcgtacagtgtagattcaggaTGGAGAACTATACCAGTCTCAGACTAGAGAGTGGGATGATTCCTGGAagtctaagaggagatttaatcgaggttttcttgactcaccgcactctgtgtggtgaagatgctcccatggtgctgatatgatgtggagatgccggtgatggactggggttgacaaatgtaaggaatcttacaacaccaggttatagtccaactgttttatttgaaaatcacaagctttcggaggctttctccttcgtcaggtgagcgagtgtgggattccatggaaggttaccgcatttatattcagagaacaatacctggtgattacagataatctttccaactgcctgttgtcaaggcaatcaaagtgttcagacagagtgatgttacctacaggaccaccgagtacacaaacggccagaacacaaaacagagagagagagggagagaaacatccgaaaggaagagaaagacagagaatgacccgttgtattaaaaacagataactttttttgctggtggggttacgtgtagcgtgacatgaacccaagatcccggttgaggccgtcctcatgggtgcggaacttggctatcaatttctgttcgacgattttgcgttgtcgtgtgtctcgaaggccgccttggagtacgcttacccgaagatcggtggctgaatgtccttgactgctgaagtgttccccgactgggagggaaccctcctgccttcgagacacacgacaacgcaaaatcgtcgaacagaaattgatagccaagttccgcacccatgaggacggcctcaaccgggatcttgggttcatgtcacgctacacgtaaccccaccagcaaaaaaaagttatctgtttttagcacaacgggtcattctctgtctttctcttcctttcagatgtttctctctccctctctctctctgttttgtgttctggccgtttgtgtactcggtggtcctgtaggtaacatcactctgtctgaacactttgattgccttgacaacgggcagttggaaagattatctgtaatcaccaggtattgttctctgaatataaatgtggtaaccttcatggaatcccacactcgctcacctgacgaaggagaaagcctccgaaagcttgtgattttcaaataaaacagttggactataacctggtgttgtaagattccttacaatggtGCTGATAGGCGGGGACTTGTTCATTGTCGCCATTTAATACAATGGAGTGGCTCAGTGGGATATTTCAACCatgatggtgtgggactggagtcacaagtaggcccagaccgggtaaagacggcaggtttccttccccaaaggggattagtgacccagttgggttttgaccacaatctggcagcttcacagtcacttttactgatatcagcttctTAAATCATCAGATTTTTGaaactgaattcagattctcaaactaccctggtgggatttgaacctgtgatctccagaggcctggattacgAGTCCAGTGATGTCACCGCTACACCGCCCTATAACGCAGGCGACAGGGGTCGTGGACAGAGCCGAGGGAAGGATTGAACCTCAGACCACAAGTTTGGCCGCAGCCCTGTGCTCTCAGATACCCTGAGGAGTGACTGCTCCCGACAGACAGAGCTCAGGCCTGGGCCCCCCCCCCGCCTGGACTGGTAGCACGAGTTACCTGGCTGCAGGGTGCTCGAGCAGCAGGGACTGCAAAATCCAGCTCCCGTCCCTGGTGATGAGGATCTCTCCGCAGGCTCTGACGAACAGCACCTGGCCTGCGTCAGGCCCAAAGCAGCGCGCGACGatgttctccagggtttctgctatGTGAACCAGGCTTCCAATGTCCATCACACACTCGGGCTGCATCTCCACACAACACATTCCCAACCTGGAGAAAAAGAACAGAGGAAACCTGCTCACTGGGGTGCGGGGCAGAGTcatgggggggtgattttaaaccccaaggacgggtgggttgggggcgggcgggcgggagttgaaaatagttgttttttgggtcacgaccgcaaccccggctttatttccgggtttaacgtcggcgagtaaaagtccaggcttctcaccgggaacgcaaagtccgaaaattttgcggtcgccacccaaaaaaacaactattttcaactcccgcccgcccccaacccacctgttcttggggatcTTGCACTTGTCACAGTGAGACCTGACAGTGCTGGGGACTGGAAGAGTTgaaccactgtcccatcaaacactcccagagcaggtacagcacgggttcgatacagagtaaagctccctctacactgtcccatcaaacactcccagggcaggtacagcatgggttcgatacagagtaaagctccctctacactgtcccatcaaacactcccagggcaggaacagcacgggttcgatacagagtaaagctccctctacactgtcccatgaaacactcccagggcaggaacagcacgggttcgatacagagtaaagctccctctacactgtcccatcaaacactcccagggcaagtacagcacgggttagatacagagtaaagctccctctacactgtcccatcaaacactcccagggcaggtacagcacgggttagatacagagtaaagctccctctacactgtcccatcaaacactcccagggcaggtacagcacgggttcgatacagagtaaagctccctctacactgtcccatcaaacactcccagggcaagtacagcatgggttagatacagagtaaagctccctctacactgtcccatcaaacactcccagggcaggtacagcacgggttagatacagagtaaagctccctctacactgtcccatcaaacactcccagggcagatacagcccgggttagatacagagtaaagccccctctgcactgtcccatcaaacactcccagggcaggtacagcacgggttcgatacagagtaaagctccctctacactgtcccatcaaacactcccagggcaggtacagcacgggttagatacagagtaaagctccctctacactgtcccatcaaacactcccagggcaggtacagcacgggttcgatacagagtaaagctccctctacactgtcccatcaaacactcccagggcaggtacagcacgggttcgatacagagtaaagctccctctacactgtcccatcaaacactcccagggcaggtacagcacgggttagatacagagtaaagctccctctacactgtcccatcaaacactcccagggcagatacagcccgggttagatacagagtaaagccccctctgcactgtcccatcaaacactcccagggcaggtacagcacgggttcgatacagagtaaagctccctctacactgtcccatcaaacactcccagggcaggtacagcacgggttagatacagagtaaagctccctctacactgtcccatcaaacactcccagggcaggtacagcacgggttagatacagagtaaagctccctctacactgtcccatcaaacactcccagggcaggtacagcacgggttcgatacagagtaaagctccctctacactgtcccatcaaacactcccagggcaggtacagcacgggttcgatacagagtaaagctccctctacactgtcccatcaaacactcccagggcaggtacagcacgggttagatacagagtaaagctccctctacactgtcccatcaaacactcccagggcagatacagcccgggttagatacagagtaaagccccctctgcactgtcccatcaaacactcccagggcaggtacagcacgggttagatacagagtaaagctccctctacactgtcccatcaaacactcccagggcaggtacagcacgggttagatacagagtaaagccccctctgcactgtcccatcaaacactcccagggcaggtacagcacgggttagatacagagtaaagccccctctgcactgtcccatcaaacactcccagggcaggtacagcacgggttagatacagagtaaagctccctctacactgtcccatcaaacactcccagggcaggtacagcacgggttagatacagagtaaagctccctctgcactgtcccaccaaacactcccagggcaggtacagcacaggttcgatACAGAGTGTCTTGGGTAGTGATCAAGAGGGGAAATGTTTGCTGATTGCTCCCCTCACCCCCGATACCCAGGGGTCTGAACCACTTTGGGGGGTAATGGCAGTTCCCACAGGTAGCTCACCTCCGCACTCAGAGAAAGTGTTGGCGAGAACTGTTCCCAACAGGTCAGCTGATGCCTCACCGTTGTCAGGCCGGCGATGATATCCTGTGCTGGCAGTTAGATTCAAAAGTCACTCTATCCAGTCTGTGAAAAATAAAATCACAAGTGAGACTCGATTATGAAAACATTTCATcgaaaaagaaattgcatttgtatagcgccttcctcgacctcaggatgtcccaaagcatttttcagccaatgacgtacttttgaaatgtagttaccgTTGTAATGCTGGAAACATggtgccaatttacgcacagcaagatcccacaaacagccatgtgataatgaccggataatctgtgttagcgaagggataaatattggcccaggacactggggggggtgcagggcaggggagggaactcccctgctcttcttcgaaatgatgtggagatgccggtgatggactggggtggacaaatgtaaggaatcttacaacaccaggttatagtccaacaaatttattttaaaatcacaagctttcggagattatctccttcgtcagatgattgaatgaaaaggttctcaaatcgcatatcttatacgatgttgggacagcatcacaccaatcaaaaggtgtcgttgttattcaaacaggccagtcacggagaacagaacgtcccagtacactcgatatacattgtgtcttttacacaggcaagcagaaagaaacttaaaatggcagagagagagagagaattttaaaaaacatataaattttttccccctttttgctggtggggttacgtgtagcgtgacatgaacccaagatcccggttgaggccgtcctcatgggtgcggaacttggctatcaacttctgctcgacgattttgcgttgtcgtgtgtctcgaaggccgccttggagaacgcttacccgaagatcggtggctgaatgtccttgactgctaaagtgttccccgactgggagggaaccctcctgtttggcgattgttgcgcggtgtccgttcatccgttgtcgcagcgtctgcatggtctcgccaatgtaccatgctccggggcatcctttcctgcaacgtatgaggtaaacaacgttggccgagtcacaggagtatgaaccatgtacctggtgggtggtgtcctctcgtgtgaactgggacgttctgttctccgtgactggcctgtttgaat harbors:
- the bbs10 gene encoding Bardet-Biedl syndrome 10 protein, with translation MQPECVMDIGSLVHIAETLENIVARCFGPDAGQVLFVRACGEILITRDGSWILQSLLLEHPAARLMVQCVLAHCSSTGDGAKSFILLLAALLRGVQAQTGGEGPAGVGGSRGQRARAQQARLALGLARLEVEVLDRVMGRQLAPHCSSALSFSRGRSQLPRGQAARVLGPYFSGKAGSAHGPVLTRVTLELLGCLAPPEGGVETALGLADECFSGLHCTVTGLPVGRTRVLEGLALGRGLAVLCQAEGEMRVLVVTCSLLPPLSQAGCTLRLERAQDLAEARAWARSRAEEAVAGLRGLGVRLLLSGPQQPGCVLELAQQHGVSVVQGLSGEELGLVRRLTGAAPLSRARGAQLSHTVLATFCRPGPLGQVLVGFQARDGFRPHCLVLCAPVQGQAAQHRDAVHGAFKLLRLLLPPESGARGKDSGLGKGSERRGAGELGRAEDETEGQAGANSKRIQDTESETPAEGVDRCRSADPAASAREGDPSDGAVPAGSVLPPGGAFEFLMHHYLRRDAESRQRPDTRAACTVVADALLNIPRHVHSQAGRGRDFLRLHADFTAGLGAGGGPPVNEGPLEVVASKRHLLISALQCLRSLLTVDRAIAVRGKLGKKPQPASEESE